A single Natrialba magadii ATCC 43099 DNA region contains:
- a CDS encoding amidohydrolase, with product MDKSTLFGRIDEYEPQLKRIAQDLWENPELGLHEEESAKILISALDEEGFEIETGIGGMPTAFIASYGDGEPAIGILGEYDALPGLSQDVSANREPVEPDGPGHGCGHNLFGTAGVGAAIAVADAIDAGELEGRVVFYGCPAEETLVGKTYMARAGAFDDVDAAITWHPGDLNTPRLGSTNALNSLMFTFEGVSAHAGGSPDSGRSALDGVELLNTGVEYMREHISDDARLHYAITDGGQAPNVVPAEATVWYFVRAPDREEVERNTDWLRDIAEAAAMMTQTDVTERFLTGCYDYRANNVVSDVIWENMQEVGPIDYTEDDHEFARDLRETIPEDRIESNLANVPDELYAEIRDEALYSDPVQAYDEDRQSHGSTEVGDVSWIVPTGQFRAATWPVGAPGHSWQVVAANGDFGKEGVAFAAKVLAGTTYDLLADESTLEAAHDEFETEIGTDAYETPLPADAEPPFDVTTMGN from the coding sequence ATGGACAAGTCAACGCTGTTCGGTCGAATCGACGAGTACGAACCGCAATTGAAGCGTATCGCACAGGATCTCTGGGAGAATCCCGAACTCGGGCTTCACGAGGAGGAGTCTGCGAAGATTCTGATATCCGCGCTCGATGAGGAGGGGTTCGAAATCGAGACCGGCATCGGCGGAATGCCGACGGCGTTCATCGCCTCCTACGGCGACGGGGAGCCGGCGATCGGTATCCTCGGCGAGTACGACGCGCTTCCAGGACTCTCACAGGACGTAAGTGCCAATCGCGAGCCCGTCGAACCGGACGGGCCTGGGCACGGCTGCGGGCACAACCTCTTCGGGACGGCCGGCGTCGGCGCCGCCATCGCCGTCGCAGACGCAATCGACGCCGGTGAACTCGAGGGAAGGGTTGTCTTCTACGGCTGTCCCGCCGAAGAGACCCTCGTTGGGAAGACCTACATGGCTCGTGCAGGAGCCTTCGACGACGTCGACGCGGCGATCACCTGGCACCCAGGCGATCTGAACACGCCCAGGCTGGGCTCGACGAACGCACTCAACTCGCTTATGTTCACGTTCGAAGGCGTCTCTGCGCATGCCGGCGGCTCGCCCGATTCCGGACGAAGCGCACTCGACGGCGTCGAACTGCTGAACACCGGCGTCGAGTACATGCGCGAACACATCTCCGATGACGCGCGGCTACACTATGCCATTACTGACGGTGGCCAGGCGCCAAACGTCGTCCCAGCGGAGGCGACCGTCTGGTACTTCGTCCGCGCTCCCGACCGCGAGGAGGTCGAACGAAACACCGACTGGCTGCGCGACATCGCCGAGGCGGCCGCGATGATGACTCAAACGGACGTCACAGAACGATTCCTGACCGGCTGCTACGATTACCGTGCTAACAACGTCGTCTCGGATGTCATCTGGGAGAATATGCAGGAAGTCGGCCCCATCGACTACACCGAAGACGATCACGAGTTCGCCCGCGACCTCCGGGAAACGATCCCCGAAGACCGGATCGAGTCCAACCTCGCGAACGTACCGGATGAGCTCTACGCGGAGATCCGCGACGAGGCGTTGTATTCGGACCCGGTCCAGGCCTACGACGAGGACCGACAGTCGCACGGTTCGACGGAGGTCGGGGACGTGAGCTGGATCGTCCCGACGGGACAGTTCCGTGCGGCGACGTGGCCGGTCGGCGCACCCGGTCACTCTTGGCAGGTCGTCGCGGCAAACGGAGACTTTGGCAAAGAGGGTGTTGCCTTTGCCGCGAAGGTGCTTGCCGGAACGACCTACGATCTGCTGGCCGACGAATCGACGCTTGAGGCGGCACACGACGAGTTCGAGACGGAGATCGGTACGGACGCGTACGAGACGCCGCTGCCCGCAGATGCTGAACCACCGTTTGACGTGACTACAATGGGGAACTGA
- a CDS encoding homing endonuclease associated repeat-containing protein, with translation MTTMGAQGVHSVSTYRRHFGSWSAALEEAGFDPDDYDSITSDQLRYRITDEELIFDLRCGAVFHGHSLVRRVRALRPPYGVDAAAVWLGG, from the coding sequence GTGACTACTATGGGTGCACAGGGCGTCCACTCAGTGTCGACGTATCGCAGGCACTTCGGGTCGTGGAGTGCAGCACTCGAGGAAGCGGGATTCGATCCCGACGATTACGACTCCATCACCTCGGACCAGTTGCGGTACAGGATCACAGACGAGGAGTTGATTTTCGATCTGCGGTGTGGCGCGGTCTTCCACGGTCATTCCCTCGTCAGACGAGTACGAGCGCTACGGCCACCATACGGTGTCGACGCTGCGGCAGTTTGGCTCGGGGGCTGA
- a CDS encoding IclR family transcriptional regulator produces the protein MGLGEGKLSTTATSLAILDRITDENGATLRELVDETGLAKSTVHKHLSTLCENGYLVKFGETYKLSLHTLSQGRQAIKMRPHFSTVEQRVRELANQTNTEVDFTVEENGRLIIVFESVGSSNGVNFRSGAEFHMHNAAAGKAILAEYPDERVDEILDTWGMPKKTPNTTHCREKLESELVEIKENGYAISDGEPVEGYRSVSSPIMNEDGTVLGAISAGGPTYRVEYSRLSGELAEKVAATAQSLSNDIAKTTIE, from the coding sequence ATGGGACTCGGTGAAGGAAAACTGAGCACGACGGCCACCTCACTGGCGATTCTCGATCGCATAACGGATGAAAACGGGGCGACGTTGCGAGAGTTAGTCGATGAAACCGGCCTCGCAAAGAGTACTGTTCACAAACACCTCTCTACGCTATGCGAAAACGGCTACCTAGTCAAATTCGGTGAAACCTACAAACTCAGTCTCCACACACTCTCTCAGGGCCGGCAAGCGATCAAAATGCGGCCTCACTTTTCGACCGTCGAACAGCGCGTTCGAGAACTCGCAAACCAGACGAATACGGAGGTTGACTTCACCGTCGAGGAGAACGGGCGGTTGATTATCGTCTTTGAATCGGTCGGCAGTTCGAACGGGGTTAACTTCCGGTCGGGAGCGGAGTTTCATATGCATAATGCAGCAGCCGGGAAGGCGATCCTGGCCGAGTACCCCGACGAACGCGTCGACGAGATATTAGATACGTGGGGGATGCCGAAGAAAACACCAAATACGACTCACTGCCGAGAGAAATTAGAATCTGAGTTAGTGGAGATTAAGGAAAACGGGTATGCAATAAGTGATGGGGAACCAGTTGAGGGATACCGGTCCGTGAGTTCGCCTATCATGAACGAAGATGGCACTGTCCTGGGTGCGATAAGTGCCGGCGGTCCAACCTACAGAGTCGAGTATTCGCGACTTAGCGGGGAGCTAGCCGAGAAAGTCGCTGCAACTGCTCAATCGCTCTCTAACGACATTGCGAAGACCACTATCGAATGA